CAAATCGTATTGATTGGTTATCTCGCTACTGATTTTATGTAAGTAGTCCTCTCTGCTGTTCCTGATAGAAGCGTGGATTTGTGCCACTTTCTTTGCTTGTTTTTTTCTATTACTAGAACCTTTGAGTTTTTTAGACAATCTCCTTTGCGCTTTAGTGAGTTTGGTTTGTAGATTCTGGAAAAACTTTTTATATGGGTAGAACACGCCATTACTGGCGATGACTAAAGACTCTAAACCCATATCTAAACCCACAGCTTTTCTGATAGTTGTGGGTTTAGGTTCAGGCTTATTGTCCTCATAACTGACAGAGAGATAGTATTTATCTGCTACACAAGAGATAAACCCCTGTTTGACGATAGAGTTTGTAGGCAAATGCCTATGAAACTTGGCTTTAATAGCTTCTTTGAATTTGGGTAGCTTGACTTGGTTGTTTCCTAAATCCACTCTTAAGTGTTGCGGGACACAGAAAGACTGCTTAGAATGCTTTTTAGATTTGAATCTAGGATAATCTGCTAACTTGGAAAAGAATTTATCAAAAGCTGTAGTTAGTTGCCTGAGTGCCATTTGCAAGCTTTGCGAATTGCATTCACTTAGATAAGCATAAGACTCTTGTTTTTTGAGAGTAGTAAGCACCTTTTGCATGCTGAAGTAATTTTCTTTAATGCCTAGTGCGTATTGCTTTTGGCGGTATGCTAAAAAGTAATTATAGATCACTCTAGCACAACCAAAATGCTTGTGTATCAAGGTTTTTTGCTCAACACTAGGATAAATTCTAAACTTTATTGCTTTAAGCAATTTCTTACGCCTTAACTTACATCATTGTAACATAATTTTATAAAATATTTTTGAGTTAGAGCTATGAAAGAAAACCATTACAAAGACGAGTGGGATTTCTGCCGGAGAGTTTTAAATGACATTCAAGGGAACTTAGAGACTATGCTACAAAACAAAGAGGAGGAGCAAAAGCCAAAATCTAAGAGCGCTATCAAAAACGCCCAAGGTTTGGAAAGCCAGCTAAAAACTCCTAACCAATCCCCCACCCCACAAACCCTTTGAACCCCCGCGCGCGTGCAAGCGCACGATTTAAAGCGTGTTAAAAGCGCGTTAAACAGCCATTAAATGGCTCTACATTTCAGCCTCCAACAAGAAAATTTGAGGCAAAATTGAGCAATGAAAAAAGCCCTTTTGGCCTCCTTTTTGTGTGCGCGCCTATTTGCAGAGAGCAATGGGCTGTTTTTAAGTGGTGGGGGGGTGTATTCCTATGGGAATATCCAAACTCACCTAAGTTCTCACGAATTTAGCGCCCCTCTTGTGCGCAACTCCTTTGATTTTTTGGGCTATAACTTCTCTTTGGGCTTCAAACATTTCTTTTTTTGCAAGAAGCGTTGCGCTTTGCGCTATCATATCGACTTTAGCAAGAGTGTTGGAGAGCCTTACGGGCTGGTGATGGGTTTAGCCGGGATGGATTTTATGTACAATTTTTACGAGTCGCCTAAAATGCTGTTGAATTTTGGGCTGTATGCTGGCTTTGGCTTGGCCATTCAGCATTGGCTGGGGGTGGAGGCTTTGAGATTTGGGGTGCGCGATAGAGTGATGCCCAAAGACCTCCCCCTTCCAGGAGAGTCTAAAAGCTTTCAATCTAGCATAGGCGCGCTGGAGTTTCAACTCCCCTTGAGTGTGGGGCTGCGTTATCAGACTTATGTCTTTGGCTTGGAGTTAGGCGCGCTCTTTCCGCTCATTCCAAATCACATCCAACGCTTCAGCCGCGGCGTGTCTGGGTCTTTGGACATAAAAAGGGATTTTGCGCTGGTTTTTAATATCGTGCTCGCGCTGGATTTTGAGAGCTTCAAGCCCCGCAAAAAGCAGAGCAAAGATTGAGGTTAGCGGAAAATGCCAAGCGTGTTGCCAATGAACAGACTTTGCAAGGTTTTATCCCCCTCAATCAGCCTGCGGGCGTGGTCTACGAACTTGGAGTAATGCGCGCTGAAATGGGGGTTTTTGGCGCGTTCTAATTCTAAATAATAGCGGTAGTATGTGCTATAACAATGATGCCCCCCGCTGCTGCCCAAAGCTAAAATCGCTTCTTTAATCAGTTCTAAATTAAATTTGCGTTTGCTTTCATGTTGTCCGGGTTGTTTGCCCACCTTGCTCTGCAGACCTTCCATGCCCTTTTCTTGATACAAGCGCATCCATTTGAGGATTTTATTGGCCATGTTGGAGACTTGGACATTGCTTTTTTCAAACTCTCCGCGCGCTTCTAAGAGAACACGCACCACCAAAGCCACGGCGAAATGTTGCTGTGTGCCCATTATGAAATTCACGATGCGGTGTTTCTCTTGGGGGGTGTGGATTCTTTTAGTGATGTCAAAATCGCCCATGTTTTTGAGGATATAGGCCCTAACTTCGCGCTCCTCTTGGAGATTTTGCGTGCGCTTGAAGCTGTTGAGGGTAACGCGAGGAGTGGGGACATAAGCGCAGAAATCAGACATCCTAGCTCCTTTTGGCTTATTTAAAGCGTCCTAATGGACACTAACTTGAAAGGCTTTGCTATCTATAGTCTGCAAGGCTAGTTCCTAACCCAAGAGACTCTTAGACCCATTAGGGCGGGATTTAGCCGACTACGCAAAAAACACATGGCAAAATGGGCGAACGCAACTTTACCACATTGGGTTTTGACTAAACCCATCTACCTAGAGCAAGGCTAATCTTATTTAACTTAGAAAACGCTTAATCTTAAGCCCTGAAAGACGGATTTTTACGCGCGTTTCTTAGATAAATTAGTGGCATTCATTCCACCCGCTAAAGACGAGTGGGATTTCTGCTTTAGAGTTTTAAATTTCACACCCCCTCACCCTCCACCCCCCAGTACCCAAAAACCTAAAGGTAAACATTGTTTGTAATGAGGTAGGATATAGCATTCTTATAGATCGGAATCGTGGCAGAAAAAACCTTCATGCTATAAGTTTTTAGGTAAAAACGCCCACCCAATATTTTAAGCGTACTGGTCTTTGCAGTATGGTTACACCCGTGCAAAATTCCTTAGATATTGCCCATTGTGCAAAATACCCACGCATGCGTGCAGACCATCAGCGGGTCTAGCGGAACTCAAACAGACTAAAGATAAAGACTAGCACACTCGTAAAAATCTTTTGTGTATCTCTCATAGGTTTTGGTGTAGTTTGAATTTTTAAACTCAGAGTAAATTATTGAGGGGTTTTGGGATTCTTGATGGCAAAATAGGCGTTGATGTCTTCCTCAAATAGATTGAGGAAAAACTTGATAGGCTTGCCTTGCGTATAAAGCCAATAACCCCATTTATTCTCCATTTTGACTCTTTGTTTGGGTGTAACTAAATAGTTATAATCTTCGCTGACAACGACATAGGGGATATGATTAGCCTCCGCATAGCTCATAACATCATAGTTTTCATAGTTGGCATCATCAGCCATCACATAAAAAGCTTCTTCACCCATTTCTTTTTTGGTTTTGGCGATCTCAGCATCGTTAAGATTAGCCGTGATGATGCATTTTTGACACTGGATCACAAAATCCTTAGCTTCAAGACACATAAAAGTTAATATGACGAGCATACATCTGACAAACATAAATGCTTCCTAATGGTGTGGATTTGGATAAAAATATCAACCACATAATACCTAATTATACTCTCTGTATTTTGCCCCCAAGAAAGCATTAACCTATTGACTACAAAATCTTGCATAGAAATTGGGGTCGTCCCTTGCCCCGCGTACACTTGGTGGTAAAAAGGTCTAAATAGATAGGTTGCTCACTTTGGATTGATCCAAGAACTTGTTTACTCTCTAAAGCTTTGGACGGCCATAGCCCTGCAACTAGAGCACAGATCTTTTATTAATTTTGACTTTTTTACTTCAGAAAGATTCAATAGAGATTTTTGTCATTGGCTGGCATTCCATCTCTTTTGATAACAAAGTTAAAGGTTTTAAAATTCTTTCCACAATCAAATTTTCCTATATAAAAATTTTATTTTATTTTGAGTGTGAAGAATTGATTAACTTGCAACAGGATTTCCAATCTTCCAATGCCAAAGCTAGAGCCCACACCATCAACCCTTAGCATACGTAAACACCCATAGACTCATCAACAACACTTTAAACATATTCTTAAATTCCATG
This portion of the Helicobacter felis ATCC 49179 genome encodes:
- a CDS encoding RNA-guided endonuclease InsQ/TnpB family protein is translated as MLKAIKFRIYPSVEQKTLIHKHFGCARVIYNYFLAYRQKQYALGIKENYFSMQKVLTTLKKQESYAYLSECNSQSLQMALRQLTTAFDKFFSKLADYPRFKSKKHSKQSFCVPQHLRVDLGNNQVKLPKFKEAIKAKFHRHLPTNSIVKQGFISCVADKYYLSVSYEDNKPEPKPTTIRKAVGLDMGLESLVIASNGVFYPYKKFFQNLQTKLTKAQRRLSKKLKGSSNRKKQAKKVAQIHASIRNSREDYLHKISSEITNQYDLIAVETLKVRNLVKNHKLAKSIANASWSRLISLLEYKAGWKGKTLIKIDQYFPSSQICCTCGSNTGKKPLRIRNFVCPCCQTHHHRDLNASINIRNYALGMLDERHAIKVDKTRVGITRSYACGDSANGAVTKYGYILDTASYGSLKQEAHPSLAGG
- a CDS encoding outer membrane beta-barrel protein, which encodes MKKALLASFLCARLFAESNGLFLSGGGVYSYGNIQTHLSSHEFSAPLVRNSFDFLGYNFSLGFKHFFFCKKRCALRYHIDFSKSVGEPYGLVMGLAGMDFMYNFYESPKMLLNFGLYAGFGLAIQHWLGVEALRFGVRDRVMPKDLPLPGESKSFQSSIGALEFQLPLSVGLRYQTYVFGLELGALFPLIPNHIQRFSRGVSGSLDIKRDFALVFNIVLALDFESFKPRKKQSKD